A single genomic interval of Bacteroidales bacterium harbors:
- a CDS encoding DUF1343 domain-containing protein: MKVTGLVLGLFILVSSCQGSTVISAKVKTGADRTEIYIPLLKGKSVALVANHTTIIGRTHLVDSLTRRGVHIVKIFSPEHGFRGNAGAGDAVKDAKDPLTGIPVVSLYGQSYKPSKADLKGTDLVIYDIQDVGVRFYTYISTMHYVLEACAESGIPIIILDRPDPLGFYVDGPVLDTAFRSFVGMHPIPVVYGMTPGELAQMINSEGWLSNHVKCNLTVIPCTGYDHRSRYTLPVFPSPNLNSMEAVYLYPSVCLFEGTVMSLGRGTDYPFRVIGHPDYPDHSFSFIPKVNAANSNPLFVNKTCFGIDLRSLKVADLENQNKINLQWLIRVFHAMNTGSSFFIPYISKLAGSDNLKRQVVSGLPELQIRQSWEKDIAAFKKMRKKYLLYDDFE, translated from the coding sequence ATGAAAGTAACCGGTCTCGTTCTTGGTCTTTTTATCCTTGTTTCTTCCTGCCAGGGCAGTACTGTAATTTCAGCGAAAGTTAAAACCGGTGCCGACCGCACCGAAATCTATATTCCGCTTCTGAAAGGTAAATCAGTGGCGCTTGTTGCCAATCATACCACAATTATTGGCAGAACCCACCTTGTGGATTCACTCACCCGCAGGGGGGTGCACATAGTAAAAATTTTCTCACCCGAACACGGATTCCGGGGAAATGCCGGGGCCGGAGATGCCGTTAAAGATGCCAAGGACCCGCTTACCGGCATACCGGTTGTCAGCCTTTACGGACAATCATATAAGCCTTCCAAAGCTGATTTAAAAGGAACAGATCTTGTCATTTACGATATTCAGGACGTAGGAGTGAGGTTCTACACCTATATTTCAACCATGCATTATGTTCTTGAAGCCTGCGCCGAATCAGGTATACCGATAATCATACTCGACAGGCCTGACCCGCTTGGATTTTATGTCGACGGACCGGTACTTGACACGGCATTCCGCTCATTTGTAGGGATGCACCCGATCCCGGTAGTATATGGCATGACCCCCGGTGAACTGGCACAAATGATCAATTCTGAAGGATGGCTCAGCAACCATGTGAAGTGCAATTTAACGGTAATTCCCTGTACCGGTTATGATCACCGCTCACGCTATACCTTACCCGTTTTTCCTTCGCCCAACCTGAATTCTATGGAAGCGGTCTACCTTTACCCTTCGGTTTGCCTGTTTGAAGGAACTGTAATGAGCCTGGGCAGAGGCACGGATTACCCGTTCCGTGTGATCGGTCACCCCGATTATCCTGATCACTCGTTTTCTTTTATTCCGAAGGTGAATGCTGCAAATTCAAATCCCCTGTTTGTAAATAAAACCTGTTTCGGAATCGACCTGCGATCATTAAAGGTAGCCGATCTTGAAAATCAGAATAAAATAAACCTTCAGTGGCTTATCCGGGTTTTTCATGCTATGAATACCGGAAGTTCTTTTTTCATTCCCTACATTTCAAAACTGGCCGGCAGTGATAATCTGAAGAGGCAGGTTGTTTCAGGGTTACCCGAATTACAGATC